In Electrophorus electricus isolate fEleEle1 chromosome 12, fEleEle1.pri, whole genome shotgun sequence, a single window of DNA contains:
- the LOC113569111 gene encoding uncharacterized protein LOC113569111, which produces MKSSDEGMYFCGMSTWKQVTFSTGTFLTLKGCAHLNISVVQSPVLGRVPPGESVSLQCTVLSERRTAELQVLWFRAAAGNSHPEIIYTHHNSSHQCEISSSPHSCVYNLSKRVLSLSDTATYYCAVATCGKILLGNGSAVGLTSPLDPVVIFLGAALGVCVLVISVQAVLICKRRNCEHCSVLLQYDSMNTKTTSQDHESLELNYSAPKEKPRRGHEKRGQTEHSLYAEVLYSALTH; this is translated from the exons ATGAAAAGCAGTGATGAAGGAATGTACTTCTGTGGAATGTCTACCTGGAAACAAGTTACATTTTCCACTGGAACATTCTTAACTCTGAAAg GTTGTGCTCATTTAAACATATCGGTGGTCCAAAGTCCAGTGTTGGGGAGGGTTCccccaggagagtcagtgtctctgcagtgcactgtcctctctgagaggagaacagcagaactccaagtgctctggttcagagctgctgcaggaaACTCCCATCCtgaaatcatttacactcatcacaacagcagccatcagtgtgagatcagctcttctccacatAGCTGTGTGTACAACCTCTCCAAGCGTGTCCTCAGCCTCTCTGATACTGCCACTTACTACTGCGCTGTGGCCACCTGTGGCAAGATCCTTCTTGGAAATGGGTCGGCAGTGGGTctga CCAGTCCTCTGGATCCTGTAGTGATCTTCCTGGGAGCagctctgggagtgtgtgtacttgtCATTTCTGTTCAAGCAGTTTTAATCTGTAAAAGGAGAAACTGTGAACACTGTAGTG TGTTACTTCAATATGATTCTATGAATACGAAGACCACCAGTCAG GACCATGAATCTCTGGAGCTGAATTATTCGGCCCCTAAGGAGAAACCCAGACGAGGGCACGAGAAGAGAGGACAGACTGAACACAGCCTATACGCTGAAGTGTTGTACTCTGCTCTTACACATTAA
- the LOC113568622 gene encoding uncharacterized protein LOC113568622: MQQDLGIWRMVLMCLTAVLSSEIGVNQLNSVTTAAFGENVTLQCFLLEEDNTDLIVWYQQKTGQEPRIMAMTQKSVETSSYYSEFKPPKFTVVKGRVFCHLNISSIEPSDEAMYYCGIRRFEIVFGKGALLSVKGYLNKNDKYQVSVVQSPLLGVVSPGESVSLQCTVVSERRTAELQVLWFRAAAGDSHPEIIYTHHNSSRQCEISSSPHSCVYNLSKSVLSLSDTGTYYCAVATCGKILLGNGTTVYMSSPLDPVVIFLGAALGVCVLVISAQAVLNCKRINYKHCSVRHGAMKMKTTSQDHGAVELNYSALHFIDGKTRRRREKRGQTEDNVYSEVLYSAATD, translated from the exons ATGCAACAGGACCTGGGCATCTGGAGAATGGTCCTGATGTGTCTCACAGCAGTGCTTTCTAGTGAAATAG GTGTCAATCAGCTGAACTCTGTGACCACCGCTGCATTTGGAGAGAATGTGACTCTCCAGTGCTTTCTGCTTGAAGAGGACAACACCGATCTCATTGTCTGGTACCAGCAAAAAACAGGACAGGAGCCTCGTATAATGGCCATGACTCAGAAATCAGTAGAGACTTCCTCTTACTACAGTGAATTTAAACCTCCAAAGTTCACTGTTGTGAAGGGAAGAGTGTTCTGTCATTTGAATATTTCTAGCATTGAACCTTCAGATGAAGCCATGTATTACTGTGGCATTAGAAGGTTTGAGATTGTGTTTGGAAAGGGAGCATTGTTATCAGTGAAAG ggtatttaaataaaaatgataaatatcaAGTATCAGTGGTCCAAAGTCCACTGCTGGGTGTGGTTTccccaggagagtcagtgtctctgcagtgcacCGTCGtctctgagaggagaacagcagaactccaagtgctctggttcagagctgctgcaggagactcCCATCCTGAAATAATTTAcactcatcacaacagcagccgtcagtgtgagatcagctcttctccacacagctgtgtgtacaacCTCTCCAAGAGTGTCCTCAGCCTCTCTGATACTGGCACTTACTACTGCGCTGTGGCCACCTGTGGCAAGATCCTTCTTGGAAATGGAACAACAGTATATATGT CCAGTCCTCTGGATCCTGTAGTGATCTTCCTGGGAGCagctctgggagtgtgtgtgcttgtcatttctgctcaagcagttttaaactgtaaaaggaTAAACTATAAACACTGTAGTG TGAGACATGGTGCTATGAAAATGAAGACCACCAGTCAG GACCATGGTGCTGTGGAGTTGAATTATTCTGCCTTACATTTCATTGATGGGAAAACCAGACGAAGGCgggagaagagaggacagaCTGAAGACAACGTGTACTCTGAAGTGTTGTACTCTGCTGCTACAGATTAA